A genomic region of Equus caballus isolate H_3958 breed thoroughbred chromosome 1, TB-T2T, whole genome shotgun sequence contains the following coding sequences:
- the SNURF gene encoding SNRPN upstream reading frame protein isoform X1, producing the protein MHPVPGGGGSHLLHLSTAVDPSLLCCSGGRKKEGHRDRLHLRRTTEQHVPEVEVQVKRRRTASLSNQECQLYPRRSQQQQIPLLDFQAELRQAFLAETPRGG; encoded by the exons ATGCATCCTGTCCCTGGAGGTGGTGGTAGCCACCTTCTTCACCTGTCTACTGCAGTTGATCCTTCCTTGCTGTGCTGcagtggagggaggaagaaagaagggcaCAG GGACCGCTTACACCTGAGACGGACTACGGAACAGCACGTACCAGAGGTTGAAGTGCAAGTCAAACGTAGAAGGACGGCCTCACTGAGCAATCAAGA GTGTCAGCTGTACCCGAGGCGATCTCAGCAACAGCAAATACCTCTGCTGGATTTCCAGGCAGAACTGAGACAGGCATTCTTAGCTGAGACACCAAGAGGTGGTTAA
- the SNURF gene encoding SNRPN upstream reading frame protein isoform X2: MERPRDRLHLRRTTEQHVPEVEVQVKRRRTASLSNQECQLYPRRSQQQQIPLLDFQAELRQAFLAETPRGG, from the exons ATGGAGCGGCCCAG GGACCGCTTACACCTGAGACGGACTACGGAACAGCACGTACCAGAGGTTGAAGTGCAAGTCAAACGTAGAAGGACGGCCTCACTGAGCAATCAAGA GTGTCAGCTGTACCCGAGGCGATCTCAGCAACAGCAAATACCTCTGCTGGATTTCCAGGCAGAACTGAGACAGGCATTCTTAGCTGAGACACCAAGAGGTGGTTAA